In Falco biarmicus isolate bFalBia1 chromosome 5, bFalBia1.pri, whole genome shotgun sequence, a single genomic region encodes these proteins:
- the TEF gene encoding thyrotroph embryonic factor isoform X4 — protein sequence MSSCNSPGGPTALDFPEVLKSLLEYSLPWTNKMTDKEKEKIKLEEDEAAAASTMAVSASLMPPIWDKTIPYDGESFHLEYMDLDEFLLENGIPSSPTHLDLNQNPLLPVAELEGKESASVSTGSPASSSSTAVYQQSEAASSTESPPQNERNTPSPIDPDCVEVEVNFNPDPADLVLSSVPGGELFNPRKHKFTEEDLKPQPMIKKAKKVFVPDEQKDEKYWTRRKKNNVAAKRSRDARRLKENQITIRAAFLEKENTALRTEVAELRKEVGRCKNIVSKYETRYGPFDLSDSE from the exons ATGTCAAGCTGCAACAGCCCTGGGGGCCCCACTGCCCTGGACTTCCCGGAAGTCCTGAAGTCCCTGCTGGAGTACTCCTTACCCTGGACCAACAAGATGACAG ATAAAGAGAAGGAGAAGATAAAGCTTGAGGAAgatgaggcagcagctgccagcactaTGGCAGTTTCGGCTTCCCTTATGCCACCCATTTGGGACAAAACTATTCCTTACGATGGCGAGTCTTTCCACCTGGAGTACATGGATCTGGATGAGTTCCTGCTGGAGAATGGAATTCCTTCCAGCCCTACTCACCTGGATTTGAATCAGAATCCACTCTTGCCTGTGGCTGAGCTGGAAGGAAAGGAGTCTGCCAGTGTTTCCACTGGTTCTCCTGCATCATCCTCTTCCACTGCAGTTTACCAGCAATCTGAAGCAGCCTCCAGCACAG AGTCCCCACCACAAAATGAGAGAAATACTCCCAGCCCCATTGATCCTGACTGCGTAGAAGTTGAGGTGAATTTTAACCCTGACCCTGCTGATTTAGTGCTGTCCAGTGTGCCTGGTGGTGAGCTCTTCAATCCTCGCAAACACAAGTTTACTGAGGAGGACCTGAAACCACAACCAATGATTAAAAAAGCCAAGAAGGTCTTTGTCCCAGATGAGCAAAAG GATGAAAAATATTGGACAAGGCGAAAGAAGAACAATGTGGCAGCAAAGCGTTCTCGTGATGCTCGGCGGTTAAAGGAGAATCAGATCACAATTCGGGCAGCCTTTCTTGAGAAAGAGAACACAGCCCTGAGGACGGAGGTTGCAGAGCTGCGCAAGGAAGTGGGACGATGCAAGAACATTGTTTCTAAATACGAGACCAGATACGGACCCTT TGACTTATCTGATTCCGAGTGA
- the TEF gene encoding thyrotroph embryonic factor isoform X3: MSSCNSPGGPTALDFPEVLKSLLEYSLPWTNKMTDKEKEKIKLEEDEAAAASTMAVSASLMPPIWDKTIPYDGESFHLEYMDLDEFLLENGIPSSPTHLDLNQNPLLPVAELEGKESASVSTGSPASSSSTAVYQQSEAASSTESPPQNERNTPSPIDPDCVEVEVNFNPDPADLVLSSVPGGELFNPRKHKFTEEDLKPQPMIKKAKKVFVPDEQKDEKYWTRRKKNNVAAKRSRDARRLKENQITIRAAFLEKENTALRTEVAELRKEVGRCKNIVSKYETRYGPLVVCGGDGGKYVINKLSHLTLCFV, encoded by the exons ATGTCAAGCTGCAACAGCCCTGGGGGCCCCACTGCCCTGGACTTCCCGGAAGTCCTGAAGTCCCTGCTGGAGTACTCCTTACCCTGGACCAACAAGATGACAG ATAAAGAGAAGGAGAAGATAAAGCTTGAGGAAgatgaggcagcagctgccagcactaTGGCAGTTTCGGCTTCCCTTATGCCACCCATTTGGGACAAAACTATTCCTTACGATGGCGAGTCTTTCCACCTGGAGTACATGGATCTGGATGAGTTCCTGCTGGAGAATGGAATTCCTTCCAGCCCTACTCACCTGGATTTGAATCAGAATCCACTCTTGCCTGTGGCTGAGCTGGAAGGAAAGGAGTCTGCCAGTGTTTCCACTGGTTCTCCTGCATCATCCTCTTCCACTGCAGTTTACCAGCAATCTGAAGCAGCCTCCAGCACAG AGTCCCCACCACAAAATGAGAGAAATACTCCCAGCCCCATTGATCCTGACTGCGTAGAAGTTGAGGTGAATTTTAACCCTGACCCTGCTGATTTAGTGCTGTCCAGTGTGCCTGGTGGTGAGCTCTTCAATCCTCGCAAACACAAGTTTACTGAGGAGGACCTGAAACCACAACCAATGATTAAAAAAGCCAAGAAGGTCTTTGTCCCAGATGAGCAAAAG GATGAAAAATATTGGACAAGGCGAAAGAAGAACAATGTGGCAGCAAAGCGTTCTCGTGATGCTCGGCGGTTAAAGGAGAATCAGATCACAATTCGGGCAGCCTTTCTTGAGAAAGAGAACACAGCCCTGAGGACGGAGGTTGCAGAGCTGCGCAAGGAAGTGGGACGATGCAAGAACATTGTTTCTAAATACGAGACCAGATACGGACCCTT ggtGGTgtgtggtggtgatggtgggaAGTATGTTATAAATAAATTGTCACACTTAAcactttgctttgtttaa
- the TEF gene encoding thyrotroph embryonic factor isoform X1 yields the protein MPGRAAHQEAAAAAAEPTAAGGSAGAAAQQEQRGLAGAFPLVLKKLMENPPREARLDKEKEKIKLEEDEAAAASTMAVSASLMPPIWDKTIPYDGESFHLEYMDLDEFLLENGIPSSPTHLDLNQNPLLPVAELEGKESASVSTGSPASSSSTAVYQQSEAASSTESPPQNERNTPSPIDPDCVEVEVNFNPDPADLVLSSVPGGELFNPRKHKFTEEDLKPQPMIKKAKKVFVPDEQKDEKYWTRRKKNNVAAKRSRDARRLKENQITIRAAFLEKENTALRTEVAELRKEVGRCKNIVSKYETRYGPLVVCGGDGGKYVINKLSHLTLCFV from the exons AtgcccggccgcgccgcgcaccaggaggcggcggcggcggcagcagaGCCCACTGCAGCCGGAGGCAGCGCGGGCGCCGCCGCGCAGCAGGAGCAGCGGGGCCTGGCGGGCGCCTTCCCGCTGGTGCTGAAGAAGCTGATGGAGAACCCGCCGCGGGAGGCTCGCCTAG ATAAAGAGAAGGAGAAGATAAAGCTTGAGGAAgatgaggcagcagctgccagcactaTGGCAGTTTCGGCTTCCCTTATGCCACCCATTTGGGACAAAACTATTCCTTACGATGGCGAGTCTTTCCACCTGGAGTACATGGATCTGGATGAGTTCCTGCTGGAGAATGGAATTCCTTCCAGCCCTACTCACCTGGATTTGAATCAGAATCCACTCTTGCCTGTGGCTGAGCTGGAAGGAAAGGAGTCTGCCAGTGTTTCCACTGGTTCTCCTGCATCATCCTCTTCCACTGCAGTTTACCAGCAATCTGAAGCAGCCTCCAGCACAG AGTCCCCACCACAAAATGAGAGAAATACTCCCAGCCCCATTGATCCTGACTGCGTAGAAGTTGAGGTGAATTTTAACCCTGACCCTGCTGATTTAGTGCTGTCCAGTGTGCCTGGTGGTGAGCTCTTCAATCCTCGCAAACACAAGTTTACTGAGGAGGACCTGAAACCACAACCAATGATTAAAAAAGCCAAGAAGGTCTTTGTCCCAGATGAGCAAAAG GATGAAAAATATTGGACAAGGCGAAAGAAGAACAATGTGGCAGCAAAGCGTTCTCGTGATGCTCGGCGGTTAAAGGAGAATCAGATCACAATTCGGGCAGCCTTTCTTGAGAAAGAGAACACAGCCCTGAGGACGGAGGTTGCAGAGCTGCGCAAGGAAGTGGGACGATGCAAGAACATTGTTTCTAAATACGAGACCAGATACGGACCCTT ggtGGTgtgtggtggtgatggtgggaAGTATGTTATAAATAAATTGTCACACTTAAcactttgctttgtttaa
- the TEF gene encoding thyrotroph embryonic factor isoform X2 has product MPGRAAHQEAAAAAAEPTAAGGSAGAAAQQEQRGLAGAFPLVLKKLMENPPREARLDKEKEKIKLEEDEAAAASTMAVSASLMPPIWDKTIPYDGESFHLEYMDLDEFLLENGIPSSPTHLDLNQNPLLPVAELEGKESASVSTGSPASSSSTAVYQQSEAASSTESPPQNERNTPSPIDPDCVEVEVNFNPDPADLVLSSVPGGELFNPRKHKFTEEDLKPQPMIKKAKKVFVPDEQKDEKYWTRRKKNNVAAKRSRDARRLKENQITIRAAFLEKENTALRTEVAELRKEVGRCKNIVSKYETRYGPFDLSDSE; this is encoded by the exons AtgcccggccgcgccgcgcaccaggaggcggcggcggcggcagcagaGCCCACTGCAGCCGGAGGCAGCGCGGGCGCCGCCGCGCAGCAGGAGCAGCGGGGCCTGGCGGGCGCCTTCCCGCTGGTGCTGAAGAAGCTGATGGAGAACCCGCCGCGGGAGGCTCGCCTAG ATAAAGAGAAGGAGAAGATAAAGCTTGAGGAAgatgaggcagcagctgccagcactaTGGCAGTTTCGGCTTCCCTTATGCCACCCATTTGGGACAAAACTATTCCTTACGATGGCGAGTCTTTCCACCTGGAGTACATGGATCTGGATGAGTTCCTGCTGGAGAATGGAATTCCTTCCAGCCCTACTCACCTGGATTTGAATCAGAATCCACTCTTGCCTGTGGCTGAGCTGGAAGGAAAGGAGTCTGCCAGTGTTTCCACTGGTTCTCCTGCATCATCCTCTTCCACTGCAGTTTACCAGCAATCTGAAGCAGCCTCCAGCACAG AGTCCCCACCACAAAATGAGAGAAATACTCCCAGCCCCATTGATCCTGACTGCGTAGAAGTTGAGGTGAATTTTAACCCTGACCCTGCTGATTTAGTGCTGTCCAGTGTGCCTGGTGGTGAGCTCTTCAATCCTCGCAAACACAAGTTTACTGAGGAGGACCTGAAACCACAACCAATGATTAAAAAAGCCAAGAAGGTCTTTGTCCCAGATGAGCAAAAG GATGAAAAATATTGGACAAGGCGAAAGAAGAACAATGTGGCAGCAAAGCGTTCTCGTGATGCTCGGCGGTTAAAGGAGAATCAGATCACAATTCGGGCAGCCTTTCTTGAGAAAGAGAACACAGCCCTGAGGACGGAGGTTGCAGAGCTGCGCAAGGAAGTGGGACGATGCAAGAACATTGTTTCTAAATACGAGACCAGATACGGACCCTT TGACTTATCTGATTCCGAGTGA